Below is a window of Moorella thermoacetica DNA.
TATCGCCCGATACCCAGGCGTCCCAGCGTTCCCTCGACATCGAGTTTCTCTACCTGGACCTTGATTCCTGCACCAGGTGCGGTGGAACGGCCCGCAACCTGGAAGAGGCCCTCAACGAAGTGGCAGGGGTCTTACAGGCTACCGGGATCCAGGTCAACCTGCACAAGATCCACGTCCAGTCGGAAGAACAGGCCCTGGCCCTGGGATTTGTCAGTTCGCCTACCATCCGCATCAACGGGCGGGACATCCAGCTCGACGTCAGGGAAAGCCTCTGCGAATCCTGCGGCGAGATTTGCGGCGAGGATGTGGACTGCCGCGTCTGGGTGTACCAGGGGAAGGAATATACCGAAGCTCCCAAGGGTATGATTATTGAGGCCATCCTGAAGCACGTTTACGGGGGTGGAAATGAAAGCCCGGCAGAAAGGGAAACACTGCAGGAGCTGCCCGATAATTTAAAGCGCTTCTTTGCGGCCAGGCGTAAGAAAGAAGAAGGTGGAGCCGGCCGCAAGCCCGCGCCGGAACCCCAAGACAGTTGCTGCGGCATTTCTCCCTTATCTAAATGCTGCAAGTAACGCATCTAAGTGGCTGCATGGCAGGGCCACGGGCAACATTCAGCCCGTGGTCCTGCCATGCAGCTTGATATTATTTATGATACAGCAACATGCCGGTTTGAGTTCCAGCTACCAGGCCCCATATCACGGCAGGTACCGGCGGGCGCCCAGATACCCGGCGCTAAAAGAGGGCTCATCCAGGCGGCTGACAACCACCCCCTGGCGGGAACGTGAGTTTAAAAACTGCCCGTTGCCTGTATAGATACCAACGTGGGTAGGCTGCGTTCCGCCACTGGTATTAAAAAAGACCAGATCGCCGGGCTGCAGGTCTTTCCGGGCTACAGGCCGGCCGACTTTAAACTGCAGGTCGGCATCCCGGGGCAGCTTAACGCCGTTTAAGAAATAGGCTATATAGGTCAGGCCGGAGCAGTCGATACCGTAGAGGCTGACCCCACCCCACAGGTAGGCCACCCCCTCCAACCGTTCGGCCACCTTAATCACGTCCGAACCGGAACGCTTATCCGTTAATTGACCCCCGGGCCAGAGGTCGACTTCCTGCCGGCTAAGCCAGGCTGGCGGGCGGCCCGGCAGCCAGACCTCCAGCCAATCCTCCTTTTGCGCCAGCAGGGGCAGGTCAGTGCCCAGCAAGGCCTCCCCGGCTTGAGCATCGCTCCCCGGCTCCTTGTATAATATGGCCCTGGGCACCCTGACGGCCACCAGGTCCCGGGCCAGCGGGGGCGTCACCCTGACCAGGTTCCCCTTTTGCAACCAGCCGATGTAACCATCAGGCACCTGACCCTGGAGCCATTCGCCTTCGTCCCGCAGGAGTTTTACCTCATCCCCCAGGAGTGCCTGGGTAACCCGTTCGGCGCCCTGATCCGGGTTAGCCCGCACGTCAGCCACCGCTACCCCCACATACCAGCTTTCCGCCCGGGGAGTTGTCGCCCCGGGGGGAAGTTGTACCGGTGGCGGCAACCTTTTCGCCTGCCTGCTCAACAGGAATCCCCCTGCTATAACCATGGCCAGAGCTATAATAAAATAATAGATGCTTATATAACGCCCACCCTTAAACATCTATGCTCCTTTATTGATAAAGATTCAAAAACTCACTGTCACCGCTTTTTTATCATACCCCTTTTTGCCGTCTAACCTCCGGCTTTATTTTTAAAATGCTGAAAGGGCCCCGGGCCGTGTTGCCGCTAAAGGTCTACAAACAGGATAAAACCATAAAGATAAATTGCCTTTCAAGCAGCCTCTTCCGCTCCGAACAGGAGATCCATAAGCCAAGCGGTGGTGAGCATCAAGAACGGCATGATGGTAAAGGCATACCTGACGGTGGGGATAAACATCAATTGGATGGCCGTCAGGAGAAAAATAAAGATGGCCACCAGGCCTACTCTTCCCTCCTTGAGGGCCTTAAAAGACCCCAACCAGCCCACCATGGTGATAAAATTGTGCACCCAGTAAACCGAACGCAAGTACTGATAGCGGGAAAGGTCAAGACCGTACCACATATTGCCAAAGATAACCTGCCACTTGCCGATTGTATACCACTTGAGGTACAACACCGGGTTCCTTAAAAAGCCCCGGAGGATAAAATGCAAGGCCTCCTGGGTGGACTGGATGGGAGGCACCTTGTCCATATCTGTGAAGTAAGGAAAGGCGCCGTAAAGGAGGGGGTTCCAGGTCTGGGTGGCCAGGAGGATGAACTGGTGCAGGGTTACCAGGTTGCGTATCCACCAGGGCAGCATGACGGCCACAAACCCTCCCAGGGTGTACAGGAAACCCTTGAGGGAGGAACGCCACTCCTTACGCCGGTAAAAATCATAAAGGAAGGGTACCACGATCAGGGGGGCCGCCGCCGGGCGAACCAGGATGGCCAGGCCAAAAATCAGCCCCGTTAAAACGCCTCCCAGGGGGGAAGGATGGCGTAAATACCGGAGCTGGAGGTAAAAATAGAGCATAAAAAAGAAGGTATAAACTACTTCGGTTAAAGGGATAGTCGGGGCCCAGACAAAGGTGGGGTAAATAGCCGCCAGCAGGGCGGCCACCAGCCCCACCCTGGTGTTTTTTACCTCCCGGCCCGCCAGGTACAACAGCACCACCGTCAGGATGCCCAGGCAGGCCTGGACCACCCGCACCGCCTGCAGGGGACTCCCCTGGGCATAACCGTAGAGTTTGTAAATCAAAGCCAGGAACAGGGGATAGCCCGGGGTGATATAGGCATTGGGCCGGCTGGACATATAGCCCAGAAACCCCTTATCCAGGAACTGGCGCGCCATGAGGTCATAGTTGACAGCGTCGGAGGAAAAGCCCTTCAAGGGTGGATGGTCGATGGTAAAAACGAACTTTAACCTGAGATAAAGGGCCAGGGTGACAATCAGGACCAGGGCCACGGTTACCGCCAGGGTGTTGATCGCTTCCCGTCTTACTTTAAACAACACCAGGAAACCTCCTATTTCATCGCTACCAGGGCCACGCCGGCCATAATCACCAGCACCCCGATCCATCTGGTCAGGGGAACAGCCTCTTTAAAAACCAGCCAGGCTACCACGACACCCAGGGCGTAGGCCAGGCTTTGCAGGGGGTAAAGGAGGCTGAATTGTTCCCGGGCCAGGACGTAAAGCCAGATTACTGTCGCCAGGACGTACAGAGCCAGCCCCGCCAGCACCAGGGGCGAAAAAAAGCTCGCCAGGACCGCTTTGAATCCGGCGTCCCTGGCAACACCCAGCTTCCAAAGGATCTGGCCGCTGACCAGGAGGAGGATATTTAACCCAACCAGCAGGTAAACCATATCAATCCCCTTTTACTTGGATTTGACCGTCTTATCGGCCTGTTCCTCGATTTTATTTTTCAGGAGTGCTATTTCCTGGGTGAGTTTAAGCAACTTTTCTGACTGTCGGGAAACGATAATCGTCAGGTGAAAACTGTAAATGGTGATTAATAAAAAACCAAAGAGAAATAAAACCGAAGGAGCATAGTAGATATGCAACAGGCGACTTAAAAATTCAAGGAGGCGGGTGTTAGCCGCCATGAGTAGCATTGTCAGGGCGAAAACAAACCAAAAGAGGCTGTGTTGCTCCGACAGGGTGCCTTTCCTGACAAATTCCGTCACTACCAACAAAAAAATCAGACTAAAAATCACCGAGAAAGTGTAGACATTTAAGACCATGGCCTCCGGCCTCACTTTTCACAGAAGTTATGGTCATGAACCCGGTCGCTAAGGCCTGTTTCCAGGAACCCGCACCCCGGTGAGCAACGCGTGCATCCGGCCGCCGGTGACTTGCCGTTATGGACGAAATATATCTTATGTTACCTGAGACAGTCAATGACCATCGCCAGGCTCACCTTAAACATATAATAAACAGACTTCAACATGGTTATCGAAGAGTGGCCGCCCTTACGCGGGTACATTACCACCGGGATTTCCTTGATGTGGTAGCCCCGGCGCAGCAATTGCATGATAACTTCCACCTCCGGGTAATCCGGGGGATAATGGCGGGCAAACTCCGCCAGCACCTGCCTGTTAATCGCCCGGAAACCGGAGGTGGTGTCGTAGATAGCCTGTCCAGTGAAGAGCTTTAATAAAAAAGTAAAGAACCATGAACCTGCTCTCCTGGCCAAGGTACCCCGGTAATTCCTATTTTCAATATACCGGGAACCGATGACCATATCTACTTTCCCGGCCCTAAGAGGGTGTATCAGGTCCTCGATAAAGCGGGGGTCATGCTGGCCGTCAGCATCGACCTGGACGGCAAACTCGTAACCGTGCTGGCAGGCGTAACGGTACCCCGTCTGCATGGCCCCGCCGATACCCAGATTGCAGGGCAGGTCGATAACAGCGACCTTTTCCTCCCTGGCAGCGGCAGAAGTGCCATCTGTCGAGCCGTCGTTGACTACCAGGATATCGGCGTCACACCAGCGTTTGATATTTTTGATAACCTGCCCGATAGTTGCCGCTTCGTTATACGCCGGTATGATCACCAGGGTTGTTGAGCGCATAAAGACGCACCTTCCAACCAATATTTCTACCTTCGGCTATCCATTCCTGCTGGAAATAAAATCCGGCTTGGTCCGGTAACAGCCGGAGCAATGTCGCGGGCCTTACCACGCAGTGCCGTTGGTTGCTCCCCTTTTTATATAGACGCCAGGTGCAGGTTAGAGGTTCCCTAACCTGCACCGCCCTGTACTGCTCTCCGGCTCTACCCTGGTCCTCTTAGGCATGAAAAAGCCACCTTTTCTGGTAAAGAAATTTATTACCAAAAAAGGTGGCTTAATATTTATTTATGATACAGCAAAAGTATTGGTATCAATATAGTTTGAGAATCGAGAAACGCAGGTAAAAAGGTAAGCGTAAAAATAGCCCCCACCTATCACCTAAGGTGGGGCTATTTTACGCTTACGCTGAAACGAAAGTGCAGGATAGCTGGCGGAATATTTGCCAGACCCTGGAACGCATGCACCTGGGCGAATTTGTTGGTCCTGATGGCGCAGGGTACTCCAGAGGACGGAAACAACCACACCACAGCAGCATATCTTCAAGACCCTGGGGATAAAGGAACCGCCCCAGATCATCGCGGTGAAAACAAAAGACCAGAAAGGGTCCCTAGTAACACGCGCCCAAAAAGCCGATCCCTGGAATCCTTGCGCAACAAGCTGTTGCGCTTATTGTTCACCTAGCATCTGTCGAACTCGGGTGATAAGGCCCAATTTAAATCAAACTTCACTGAAGCAAACCACCAGCCAAAAGCGGATAATTCCTCTGTGAATTCAGTCGGATAAGGAGACCTCCTGGCTATTCCTATGCGGTGTTCCCAAAGGGCTTTAAAGGCGTTCAATAAGCTGTGCCGGTACCTCAATATCCTTATTCATTAGGCTGCGTCCCACAAAATCCATAGTATGACCACGTAAGGTGGACCCCATTGTCAAGACACGAAATGAGAAATTTTTAAGCGTGGAATAATTAAGTTTAGATGGCGATATAAGGAAATAGTTGAAGCTTGACATCATTTGGTATTACCATATTTGCTATAATATGGGTATACATTTCACTTCATTATTTGCATAAAAATACACTTCAGCCGGCGTCTTATATTCCAGTGATTGGTGGATGCGGCGGTAGTTGTAGAACTCCAGGTAACGGGCAATTCCTCTTCTCGCTTCCCTGGGGCTGCTATACTCGTTCAAGTAAACTTCTTCATATTTTAGGCTACGCCAGAGACGTTCAGTAAAGATGTTGTCGGTTGCTCTGCCCTTGCCGTCCATGCTGATCTTGATACCGGCGCTCTGGAGTAAATCGATATACTCCGGACTGGTGAATTGGGACCCCTGGTCGCTGTTCATTATCTCCGGCCTGGCCCGGGCCAGGGCTTCTTCTACGGCTTGAAGCACGAAGGTCGTCGCTAGATTCTGGTCCAGGGCCCATCCTACCACAAAGCGCGAGTACCAGTCTATAATGGCTACCAGGTACATCCACCCCCGGACCAGTCGGATGTAAGTGATGTCAATGCCCCAAACCTGGTTGGGCCGGGTGATATCAAGGTTGCGCAGCAGGTAGGGGTAAATGCGGTGTTCCTGGTTGCGCCTGCTTAAGTTGGGTCCCGGGTAGATGGCT
It encodes the following:
- a CDS encoding IS3 family transposase (programmed frameshift) produces the protein MSVRKKYPTDFKAKVVLEILKEEKSISELSSEYGIHPSILNRWRNMVIEKLPSFFTDEQKNLENIKAQYEKQIQDLYAEVGRLTTELTWLKKRVASELNRDERISLVEWGHPELSIKKQAELLSLNRSSLYYQPVPPSPEEIAVKHRIDEIYTAFPFYGSRRITAQLRKEGFLVNRKAVQRHMREMGLIAIYPGPNLSRRNQEHRIYPYLLRNLDITRPNQVWGIDITYIRLVRGWMYLVAIIDWYSRFVVGWALDQNLATTFVLQAVEEALARARPEIMNSDQGSQFTSPEYIDLLQSAGIKISMDGKGRATDNIFTERLWRSLKYEEVYLNEYSSPREARRGIARYLEFYNYRRIHQSLEYKTPAEVYFYANNEVKCIPIL
- a CDS encoding membrane protein, which produces MVYLLVGLNILLLVSGQILWKLGVARDAGFKAVLASFFSPLVLAGLALYVLATVIWLYVLAREQFSLLYPLQSLAYALGVVVAWLVFKEAVPLTRWIGVLVIMAGVALVAMK
- a CDS encoding glycosyltransferase family 2 protein: MRSTTLVIIPAYNEAATIGQVIKNIKRWCDADILVVNDGSTDGTSAAAREEKVAVIDLPCNLGIGGAMQTGYRYACQHGYEFAVQVDADGQHDPRFIEDLIHPLRAGKVDMVIGSRYIENRNYRGTLARRAGSWFFTFLLKLFTGQAIYDTTSGFRAINRQVLAEFARHYPPDYPEVEVIMQLLRRGYHIKEIPVVMYPRKGGHSSITMLKSVYYMFKVSLAMVIDCLR
- a CDS encoding ArnT family glycosyltransferase, giving the protein MLFKVRREAINTLAVTVALVLIVTLALYLRLKFVFTIDHPPLKGFSSDAVNYDLMARQFLDKGFLGYMSSRPNAYITPGYPLFLALIYKLYGYAQGSPLQAVRVVQACLGILTVVLLYLAGREVKNTRVGLVAALLAAIYPTFVWAPTIPLTEVVYTFFFMLYFYLQLRYLRHPSPLGGVLTGLIFGLAILVRPAAAPLIVVPFLYDFYRRKEWRSSLKGFLYTLGGFVAVMLPWWIRNLVTLHQFILLATQTWNPLLYGAFPYFTDMDKVPPIQSTQEALHFILRGFLRNPVLYLKWYTIGKWQVIFGNMWYGLDLSRYQYLRSVYWVHNFITMVGWLGSFKALKEGRVGLVAIFIFLLTAIQLMFIPTVRYAFTIMPFLMLTTAWLMDLLFGAEEAA
- a CDS encoding C40 family peptidase translates to MSRQAKRLPPPVQLPPGATTPRAESWYVGVAVADVRANPDQGAERVTQALLGDEVKLLRDEGEWLQGQVPDGYIGWLQKGNLVRVTPPLARDLVAVRVPRAILYKEPGSDAQAGEALLGTDLPLLAQKEDWLEVWLPGRPPAWLSRQEVDLWPGGQLTDKRSGSDVIKVAERLEGVAYLWGGVSLYGIDCSGLTYIAYFLNGVKLPRDADLQFKVGRPVARKDLQPGDLVFFNTSGGTQPTHVGIYTGNGQFLNSRSRQGVVVSRLDEPSFSAGYLGARRYLP
- a CDS encoding DUF2703 domain-containing protein, whose protein sequence is MNYTDREYWNGIIKMCLSKFFILRVLYTQPMHGYEIARTVAQVTRGCCTPTEGTIYPVLREFEEGGYVTSSLEIAGGRERKVYTLTPKGQEAFRVAVEAWKEVTGYILEAVKLEDYASTRRRCIMAGAKGILSNFSGLREGNCYSVRNEEIPIGQCRTAASSCSCGSSLPGSFDKEEGGEIGISPDTQASQRSLDIEFLYLDLDSCTRCGGTARNLEEALNEVAGVLQATGIQVNLHKIHVQSEEQALALGFVSSPTIRINGRDIQLDVRESLCESCGEICGEDVDCRVWVYQGKEYTEAPKGMIIEAILKHVYGGGNESPAERETLQELPDNLKRFFAARRKKEEGGAGRKPAPEPQDSCCGISPLSKCCK
- a CDS encoding DUF2304 domain-containing protein, translating into MIFSLIFLLVVTEFVRKGTLSEQHSLFWFVFALTMLLMAANTRLLEFLSRLLHIYYAPSVLFLFGFLLITIYSFHLTIIVSRQSEKLLKLTQEIALLKNKIEEQADKTVKSK